A stretch of DNA from Tachyglossus aculeatus isolate mTacAcu1 chromosome 5, mTacAcu1.pri, whole genome shotgun sequence:
aacactgttctaagcgctggggtggatacaagttaggtcaaagacagtccctgtcccacctgaggctcatgatcttaatccccattttacagatgagatagctgaggcccagagaagaaataataataataatgttggcatttgttaagcgcttactatgcgcaaagcactgttctaagcgctgggggggggatacaaggtgatcaggttgtcccacggggggctcacaggcttcatccccattttacagatgaggaactgaggctcagagaagtgaagggacttccccaaggtcacacagctgacaatcaatcaatcaatcgtatttattgagcgcttactatgtgcagagccattattattattattatcattattctctgggcctcagttccatcctctggaaaatggggatggagactgtccttttttgatggcatttattaagcgcttactatgtgcaaagcactgttctaagcgcaggggaggttacaaggagatcaggttgtcccacgcggggctcacagtcttaatccccattttacagatgagggaactgaggcccagagaagttacgtgacttgcccaaagttacacagctgataattagcagagctgggatttgaacccatgacctctgactccaaagcccgggctctttccactgagcccagagatgtgaagtgactcgcccaaggtcacccggcagacaagtggcggagtcgggattagaactcgggaccttctgactcccaggactgggctgtaGCCGTTAAACCGCGCTGCTTCTTAGTCCGTAGTAAGTTcgcagtaaacgctcattaaatatcatagattgatcaactgattgactgaaggagctgacagtcaccagacctgtgcagcgtggctcagtggaaagagcccgggctttggagtccggggtcatgggtgcgaatcccagctccaccatttgtcagctgtgtgactttgggcaagtcacttcacttctctgggcctcagttccctcatctgtcaaatggggatgaagactgggagccccccccgtgggacaacctgatcaccttgtaacctccccagcgcttagaacagtgctttgcacatagtaagcgcttaataaatgccatcattattattattattattaaacctggctctgtgaccttgggcaagtcacttagtttccctgggcctggcactgtattaagcgctggggtagatagacgctaAACAGGtctacagtccgtgtcccacatggggctcatagtcttaaccccccttttcattcattcactcagtcgtatttattgagcgcttactgtgtgcagagcactgtactaagcgcttgggaagtacgagttggcaacacgcagagacggtccctaaccaacagcggactcacagggaactgaggcccagagaagagacttttttttttaaatggcatttattaagcgcttactatgtgcaaagcactgttctaagtgctgggggatacaaagtaatcaggttgtcccacggggggctctcaggtttcatccccattttacagacgagggaactgaggcccggagaagtgaagtgacttgcccaaagtcacacagccgacagttggcagagtcgggatttgaacccaggacctctgactccaaagcccgggctctttccaaactttccggacttgcccaaggtgacccgggAGACGgagagcggagccgggattagaaccccctccCCTAGAATGTAAActagttgcaggcagggaatatgtctttgtaTTGTttcattgcgctctcccaagcgcttagtacagtgctccgcacacagtaaatgcttgataaataatgAAACAGCTTgtcatagtggctagagcgtaggcctgggagtcagaaagtcatgggttctaatcctggctctgccacttgtctgctgtgtgaccttgggcaggtcattgagaagcagcgtggctcagcagaaagatcccgggctttggagtcagaggccgtgggttcgaattccggctctgccaattgtcagctgtgtgactttgggtaagtcacttcacttctctgtgcttcattcattcattcattcaatcgtatttattgagcgcttactgtgtgcagagcactggactaagcgcttgggaaggacaagttggcaacagatagagccggtccctacccaacagcgggttcacagtctagaagatcaggttgtcccatgtggggctcacagttttcacccccattttacagatgggggaactgaggcctagagaagtgaaatgacttgaccaaggtcacacagccgacaattggcggagccgggatttgaacccatgacctctgactcccaagcccgggctctttccactgagccacactgcttctctgggaaggagagaagaagagggggctGGGCATGtggttgggggaaggaggagagggaccgcggactagagcccagtcctgggagtcagaaggccctgggttctaatcccggctccgcctcttgtctgctgtgtgtccttgggcaagtcacttcactactctgggtctcagtgacctcatctgtaaaatggggatggagcctgtgaggtagggactgtgtccaacccggtttgcttgtatccaccctagtgcttagcacagtgcctggcacaaagtaagcgcctaaccaatatTGGAGCACTGGAATACTGGATtaccgactggatgactgcatcagcctcctgtggtctcccatcatcctgtctctccccacttcagttccctcatctgtaaaatgggtatgaagactgtgagccccccgtgggacaacctgatcaccttgtaacctccccagtgcttagaatagtgatttgcacgtagtaagcgcttaataaatgccattattattattattatcattattctctgggcctcagttccatcctctggaaaatggggatggagactgtccacctttttttttttttgatggcatttattaagcgcttactatgtgcaaagcactgttctaagcacaggggaggttacaaggtgatcaggttgtcccacggggggctcacagtcttaatccccattttacagatgagggaactgaggcccagagaagttaagtgacttgcccagctgataattggcagagctgggatttgaacccatgacccctgactccaaagcccgggctctttccactgagccacgctgcttcgccttgattggcttgtatccacccccgtacttagaacagcgcccggcacatagtaagcacttaataataacaataataataataatgatgacggtatttaagtgcttactatgtgccaagcactgttctaagcgctgggggagatacaaggtcatcaggttgtcccacatggggcttaacaaatgccactatcactattattattatgaatgtgacTGGCCGATTGAAGACCAGGTCCTTCGGCCTCTTCGGTCTCCCTGGTGCCAGGGTGATAGTCAGTGCCTCAgtcactgcaattattattaataataataataataataatggcatttatttagcgcttactatgtgcaaagcactgttctaagcgctggggaggttacaaagtgatcaggttgtcccacggggggctcacagtcttaatccccattttacagatgagggaactgaggcccagagaagttaagtgacttgcccagctgataattggcggagctgggatttgaacccacgacctctgactccaaagcccaggctctttccactgagccacgctgcttcgccttgattggcttgtatccacccccgtacttagaacagcgcccggcacatagtaagcacttaataataataataatgatgacggtagttaagtgcttactatgtgccaagcactgttctaagcgctgggggagatacgaggtcatcaggttgtcccacatggggcttaacaaataccactatcattattattattatgaatacggCTGGCCGATTGAAGACCAGGTCCTTCGGCCTCCTCGGTCTGCCTGGTGCCAGGGTGATAGTCAGTGCCTCAgtcactgcaattattattaataataataataataataataatggcatttatttagcgcttactatgtgcaaagcactgttctaagcgctggggaggttacaaagtgatcaggttgtcccacggggggctcacagtcttaatccccattttacagatgaggtaactgaggcccagagaagttaagtgacttgcccgaagtcacacagctgataattggcagagcagggatttgaacccatgacctctgactccaaagcccgtgctctttccactgagccatattattattattattattattattattaaggaaagggCTCAAAATGGGTGAATCGAGCTTGAGAAGGCCTGCTTGTGGGGAGGAGCAAGGAGGGCAAGCCGGAGCGTAGGGCAAAGAGCAAGGAGTGTGAGCTGGCatgtggtgggaggggagagcagagaggtaagaAGGAGGCAGCCGGGAGAACAGGTGGAGGGTCCGGGCTGGGGGGGGCCGACGGGAGGGCGACGGGCGTCCTGTacatctcccccccttccctggtGTTGTGTCACAACAGAGCGTCGGCGGTCGCGGTCGACGTCCCGGGACCGGGAGAGGCGGCGGCGAGAACGCTCCCGCTCGCGGGAAAGAGAGCGGCGACGGAGCCGGTCCCGTTCCCCCCACCGCAGGCGCTCCAGGTCAGACCCCCGGATGgggattccttcattccttcattccgtcgtttttattgagcgcttcctgtgtgcagagcactggactaagcgcttgggaagtacagatcggcaacatctagggacggtccctgcccaacagtgggttcacagtctagaaggggtcaaagcttactaagtgtcaagcactgttctaagcgctgggggggatacaagttgtcccacgtgaggctcacagtcttcatccccattttccagatgaggtcactgaggcccagagaagtgaagtgacttgcccaaagtcacacagctggcaaaggcagagctgggattagaacccatgacctctgcctcccaagtctgggctctttccaccgagccacgctgcttctctataggggaggagcaggggtggggaTCCCCATCCCTATAGGGGATGGGCATGGGGGGGTGATAGGGTGGACTCCTCCCCGCCAcctgcttgatcaccttgtatcccccccagcgcttagaacagtgcctcatcatcatcatcatcaatcgtatttattgagcgcttactatgtgcagagcactgtactaagcgcttgggaagtacaaattggcaacacatagagacagtccctacccaacagtgggctatagtaagcgcttaacaaatcaatcagtcatatttattcatcatcatcatcatcaatcgtatttattgagcgcttactgtgtgcagagcactgtactaagcgcttgggaagtacaaattggcaacatatagagacggtccctgcccaacagcgggctcacagtctaaaagggggagacagagaacaaaaccaaacatactaacaaaataaaataaatagaatagatatgtacaagtaaaataaataaataaatagagtaataaatatgtacaaacatatatacaggtgctgtggggaagggaaggtgagcgcttaccgtgtgcagagcactgtactaagcgcttgggaagtacaagttggcaacatatagagacagtccctacccaacagtgggctcacagtctaaaagagtgggctcacagtctcaaacgaatgccatcattattattattattacctgagatgGGGGTCCCCAGGCCTGCAGCAcctctggaagagggagaagccACGGAAAGCGCGGCAGGTGGCACCGTGTTCTCCCGTCTGCACTGCCCGACTTGGTTGGGCGCGGGGACTTGGTGGTGGCCGAGTGGCTTCCGGGACCGGTGGTCTCTGGCGGCCGGCTTCTCCGCAGGGAGCGAGAGGATTCTCCTGAGGGAGAGCGGGTGGGTTCCCCCCCGGGGAGCGGACAGGGAGCCATCTTGTTCCCCTCAGGGAGAGTGAGCGGGTTTCCCTCAGGGAGATTGGGCGGGTTTCCCTCGGAGAGAGAGTGGGATCCCCCCAGGGAGTGGGTGGACTCCCCTCAGGGAGAACGGACGGGTTCCCCTCAAAGGAGAGTGGGTGGGCTTCCCTCAGGGATAGGGCAGGTTCTCCTCAGGAAGACCCGGTGGGGTCCCCTCAGAAATAGGGTGTGGGTTCCCCTCAAGGGAGAATGGGCGGGTTTCCCTCAGGGAAATTGGACGGGGTCCCCCCAGGTAGTGGGCGGACTTCCCTCAAGGAGAGCGGGTGGATTTCCctcagggagagggagtgggttcCCCTGTTCAGGGGTGAGTGGATCTCCCCTTAGGGAGAGCGAGGGGGTTCCCCGCAGGAAGACTGGGCAGGTTTCCCTCAGGGAGAGCAGGTGGGTTTCCCTCAGGGAGAGCGGGCAAGTTTCCCTCATGGAGTTTGGGCGGGTTCCCCTTAGGGAGAGCGGGCAAGTTCTCAGGGAGAGAAGGTGGGTTTCCCTCAGGGAGAGCAGGTGGGTTCTTCTCTGGGAGAGTGGGCAGGTTCCCCTCAGGGAGATTGGGCGGATTTCCCTCAGGGAGAGTGGGTGGGTTCCCCTCCAGGGAGAGCGGGTGAGTTCCCCTCCAGGTAGAGCAGGTGAGTTCCCCTCCAGGGAGAGCGGGTGGACTCCCCTCAGGGAGAGCGGGTGGGTTTCCCTCAGGGAGAGCGGGCAAGTTTCCCTCATGGAGAGTGGGCGGGTTCCCCTCCAGGGAGAGTGGGCGGGTTCCCCTCCAGGGAGAGCGGGTGAGTTCCCCTCCAGGGAGAGCCGGCGAGTTCCCCTCCAGGGAGAGCGGGTGGACTCCCTTCCAGGGAGAGCGGGTGGACTCCCCTCAGGGAGAGCGGGCAGGTTCCCCTCAGGGAGAGCAGGCGGGTTTCCCTCAGGGAGAGTGGGCAAGTTTCCCTCATGGAGTGTGGGCGGGTTCCCCTCAGGGAGAGTGGACGGGTTCCCCTTAGGGAGAGCGGGTGGACTCCCCTCAGGGAGAGCGGGCGGGTTCCCCTCAGGGAGAGCGGGCGGGTTTCCCTCAGGGCGAGCGGGCAAGTTTCCCTCATGGAGTCTGGGCAGGTTCCCCTCAGGGAGAGCGGATGGGTTCCCCTTAGGGAGAGCAGGTGGGTTCCCCCTAGGGAGGGTGGGTGGATTCCCCTCAGGGAGAGCAGGCGGGTTCCTCTCAGAGCAGGCAAGTTCTCCTCAGGGAGAGAAGGTGGGTTTCCCTCAGGGAGAGTGGGTGGGTTCCTCTTAGGAAGAGTGGGCAGGTTTCCCTCAGGGAGAGCGGGTGAATTCCCCTCAGGGAGAGTGGGCGGGTTCCCCTCAGGGAGAGAGGGCAAGTTTCCCTCATGGAGTGTGGTCGGGTTCCCCTCAGGGAGAGCGGGTGGGTTCCCCTCAGGGAGAGCAGGCGGGTTCCCCTCAGGGAGAGCAGGCGGGTTCCCCTCAGGGAGAGCAGGCAAGTTTCCGTCATGGAGTGTGGTCGGGTTCCCCTCAGGGAGAGCGGGTGGGTTCCCCTTAGGGAGAGCGGGCGGGTTCCCCTCAGGGAGAGCGGGCGGGTTCCCCTTAGGGAGAGCGGGCGGGTTCCCCCTAGGGAGGGTGGGCGGGTTCCCCTCAGGGAGAGCGGGCGGGTTCCTCTCAGGGAGAGCAGGCAAGTTCTCCACAGGGAGAGAAGGTGGATTTCCCTCAGGGAGAGCGCATGGGTTTCCCTCAGGGAGAATGGATGGGTTCCACTCAGGGAGAGTGGGCAGACTCCCCTCAGGGGGAGTGGGTGGGTTCCCCTCAAGGGAGAGCAGGTGGGTTCCTCTTAGGGAAAGTGGGTGGCTTTCCCTCAGGGAGAGCAGATGGGTTCCCCTCAGGGAGAGCGGGTGGGTTCCCCTCAGGGAGAGTGGGTGGGTTCCCCTCAGGGAGAGCGGGCGGGTTCCCCTCAAGGGAGAGCGGGCGGGTTCCCCTCAAGGGAGAGTGGGTGGGTTCCCCTCAAGGGAAAGTGGGTGGGTTCCCCTCAAGGGAGAGTGGGTGGGTTCCCCTCAAGGGAGAGTGGGTGGGTTCCTCTTAGGGAGAGCGGGCGGGTTCCCCTCAGGGAGAGCGGATGGGTTCCCCTCCCGGACATCAGGTGGGTTCCCCTCAGGGAGAGTGGGCAAGTTCTCCTCAGGGAGAGAAGGTGGGTTCCTCTTAGGGAAAGTGGGTGGCTTTCCCTCAGGGAGAGCAGATGGGTTCCCCTCAGGGAGAGCGGGTGGGTTCCCCTCAGGGAGAGTGGGTGGGTTCCCCTCAGGGAGAGCGGGCGGGTTCCCCGTAGGGAGGGCGGGTGGGTTCCCCTcattgaagcagtgtgactcagtggaaagagcccgggctttggattcagagttcatgggttcgaatcccggctccgccaattgtgagctgtgtgactttgggcaagtcacttaacatctctgggcctcagttacctcatctgtaaaatggggttgaagactgtgaacccccccgtgggacaacctgatcaccttgtaacctccccagtgcttagaacagtgctttgcacatagtaagcgcttaataaatgccattattattattattattattattattattgagagtggGCAAGTTCTCCTCAGGGAAAGATGGTGGGTTCCTCTTAGGGAGGGCAGGCGGGTTCCTCCCAGGGAGCGGACAGGGAGCCGGCGGGTTCTCCTCAGGGAGCGAGTGGGTTCCCCTCGGGGAACAAGCGGGTCTCCCTCCGGGACCCCCTCCCTTCGTCTCCGTGTCCGGCCCATCCTCCCCAGGGCGGGCTTCTCCTCCGTTCTGTCCGGGGCTGAGGCGGCCACCTCCCCATCGCCAGGTCTCCGAGAAGGCACCgatcctcgtccccatccccttcccgcccaaaagagagaagagatgacGAGAAGAAAGACACGAAGGACGGGAAAGGCAAAGAGCGGCAGATTACGGGTAAGAAGCCTAGGGGCGACTGGTAGCGGGAGTCGGGGGGGaatagggagggaatggggggcaTTGGACACTTTGGGATTTTCCCGGAATTAAGGGTTGGGACACAACtgcagcctagtggacagagcctccgcctgggagtcagaaggacctgggttctaatccacttaataataataagaatttcattgaagcgcttactatgtgcaaagcactgttctaagcgctgggggcgtggctcagtggaaagagcccgggctttggagtcag
This window harbors:
- the SNRNP27 gene encoding U4/U6.U5 small nuclear ribonucleoprotein 27 kDa protein, giving the protein MGRSRSRSPRRERRRSRSTSRDRERRRRERSRSRERERRRSRSRSPHRRRSRSPRRHRSSSPSPSRPKERRDDEKKDTKDGKGKERQITEEDLEGKTEEEIEMMKLMGFASFDTTKGKKVGGSVNAYAINVSQKRKYRQYMNRKGGFNRPLDFIA